A single window of Symphalangus syndactylus isolate Jambi chromosome 4, NHGRI_mSymSyn1-v2.1_pri, whole genome shotgun sequence DNA harbors:
- the LOC129480822 gene encoding eukaryotic translation initiation factor 3 subunit L-like has translation MELNKKSTYSRVPECQVTIYYYVGFTYLMMCHYQDAIRVFANILLYIQGTKSMFQRTTYKYEMINKQNEQMHVLLAIALTMYPMSIHESIHLQLQEKYRDKMLHMQKGDPQVYEELFSYSCPKFLTPVVPNYDNVHPNYHKEPFLQQLKVFSDEVQEQAHLSTIRSFLKLYTTMPVAKLAAFLDLTEQEFGIQLLVFKHKMKNLVWTSGISILDGEFQSASEVDFCIDKDKIHIADTKVSRRYGDFFIRRIHKFKELNRTLKKMGQRP, from the coding sequence ATGGAACTTAACAAAAAGAGTACGTATTCCCGTGTGCCAGAGTGCCAGGTCACCATATACTATTATGTTGGGTTTACATATTTGATGATGTGTCACTACCAGGATGCCATCCGGGTCTTTGCCAACATCCTCCTCTACATCCAGGGGACCAAGAGCATGTTCCAGAGGACCACATACAAGTATGAGATGATTAACAAGCAGAATGAGCAGATGCATGTGCTGCTGGCCATTGCCCTCACGATGTACCCCATGAGTATCCATGAGAGCATTCACCTCCAGCTGCAGGAGAAATACAGGGACAAGATGCTGCACATGCAGAAAGGTGACCCACAAGTCTATGAAGAACTTTTCAGTTACTCCTGCCCCAAGTTCCTGACACCTGTAGTGCCCAACTACGATAATGTGCACCCAAACTACCACAAAGAGCCCTTCCTGCAGCAGCTGAAGGTGTTTTCTGATGAAGTACAGGAGCAGGCCCACCTTTCAACCATCCGCAGCTTCCTCAAGCtctacaccaccatgcctgtggCCAAGCTGGCTGCCTTCCTGGACCTCACAGAGCAGGAGTTCGGGATCCAGCTTCTTGTCTTCAAACACAAGATGAAGAACCTCGTGTGGACCAGCGGTATCTCAATCTTGGATGGTGAATTTCAGTCAGCCTCAGAGGTTGACTTCTGCATTGATAAGGACAAGATCCACATCGCGGACACCAAGGTCTCCAGGCGCTATGGGGATTTCTTCATCCGTCGGATCCACAAATTCAAGGAGCTTAATCGAACCCTGAAGAAGATGGGACAGAGACCCTGA